A region from the Cervus elaphus chromosome 10, mCerEla1.1, whole genome shotgun sequence genome encodes:
- the FZD9 gene encoding frizzled-9 — MAVPPLRRALLLWQLLAAGGAALEIGRFDPERGRGPAPCQVVEIPMCRGIGYNLTRMPNLLGHTSQGEAAAELAEFAPLVQYGCHSHLRFFLCSLYAPMCTDQVSTPIPACRPMCEQARLRCAPIMEQFNFGWPDSLDCARLPTRNDPHALCMEAPENATAGPTEPHKGLGMLPVAPRPARPPGDALPGAGGTCENPEKFQYVEKSRSCAPRCGPGVEVFWSRRDKDFALVWMAVWSALCFFSTAFTVLTFLLEPHRFQYPERPIIFLSMCYNVYSLAFLIRAVAGAQSVACDQEAGALYVIQEGLENTGCTLVFLLLYYFGMASSLWWVVLTLTWFLAAGKKWGHEAIEAHGSYFHMAAWGLPALKTIVILTLRKVAGDELTGLCYVASMDAAALTGFVLVPLSCYLVLGTSFLLTGFVALFHIRKIMKTGGTNTEKLEKLMVKIGVFSILYTVPATCVIVCYVYERLNMDFWRLRATEQACSVAPMPGGRRDCSLQGGSVPTVAVFMLKIFMSLVVGITSGVWVWSSKTFQTWQSLCHRKMAAGRARAKACRAPGGYGRGSHGHYKAPTVVLHMTKTDPSLENPTHL, encoded by the coding sequence ATGGCCGTGCCGCCGCTCCGCCGGGCGCTGCTGCTGTGGCAGCTGCTGGCTGCGGGCGGCGCGGCGCTGGAGATCGGCCGCTTCGACCCGGAGCGCGGGCGCGGGCCGGCGCCGTGCCAGGTGGTGGAGATCCCCATGTGCCGCGGCATCGGCTACAACCTGACCCGCATGCCCAACCTGCTGGGCCACACGTCGCAGGGCGAGGCGGCCGCCGAGCTGGCCGAGTTCGCGCCGCTGGTGCAGTACGGCTGTCACAGCCACCTGCGCTTCTTTCTGTGCTCGCTCTACGCGCCCATGTGCACCGACCAGGTCTCGACGCCCATCCCCGCCTGCCGGCCCATGTGCGAGCAGGCGCGCCTGCGCTGCGCGCCCATCATGGAGCAGTTCAACTTCGGCTGGCCGGACTCGCTGGACTGCGCCCGGCTGCCCACGCGCAATGACCCGCACGCGCTCTGCATGGAGGCGCCGGAGAACGCCACGGCCGGCCCCACCGAGCCCCACAAGGGCCTGGGCATGCTGCCCGTGGCGCCGCGGCCCGCGCGGCCCCCCGGCGACGCCCTCCCGGGCGCCGGCGGCACCTGCGAGAACCCGGAGAAGTTCCAGTACGTGGAGAAGAGCCGCTCGTGCGCGCCGCGCTGCGGGCCAGGCGTCGAGGTGTTCTGGTCGCGGCGCGACAAGGACTTCGCGCTGGTCTGGATGGCCGTGTGGTCAGCGCTGTGCTTCTTCTCCACCGCCTTCACCGTGCTCACCTTCCTGCTGGAGCCGCACCGCTTCCAGTACCCGGAGCGCCCCATCATCTTCCTCTCCATGTGCTACAACGTCTACTCGCTGGCCTTCCTGATCCGGGCGGTGGCTGGGGCCCAGAGCGTGGCCTGCGACCAGGAGGCGGGTGCGCTCTACGTGATCCAGGAGGGCCTGGAGAACACGGGCTGCACCCTCGTCTTCCTGCTGCTCTACTACTTCGGCATGGCCAGCTCGCTCTGGTGGGTGGTGCTGACCCTCACCTGGTTCCTGGCCGCAGGCAAGAAGTGGGGCCACGAGGCCATCGAGGCCCATGGCAGCTACTTCCACATGGCAGCCTGGGGCCTGCCAGCCCTCAAGACCATTGTTATCCTGACGCTGCGCAAGGTGGCGGGGGATGAGCTGACCGGGCTCTGTTACGTGGCCAGTATGGACGCAGCGGCGCTCACGGGCTTCGTGCTGGTGCCCCTGTCCTGCTACCTGGTGCTGGGCACGAGCTTCCTCCTGACCGGCTTCGTGGCCCTCTTCCACATCCGCAAGATCATGAAGACCGGGGGCACCAACACGGAGAAGCTTGAGAAGCTCATGGTCAAGATTGGGGTCTTCTCCATCCTTTATACCGTGCCTGCCACCTGCGTCATTGTGTGCTATGTCTACGAACGCCTCAACATGGACTTCTGGCGCCTGCGGGCCACAGAGCAGGCCTGCTCGGTGGCCCCCATGCCCGGCGGCCGGAGGGACTGCTCACTGCAAGGGGGCTCGGTGCCCACCGTGGCTGtctttatgctcaaaatcttcatGTCGCTCGTGGTGGGCATCACCAGCGGCGTCTGGGTGTGGAGCTCCAAGACTTTCCAGACCTGGCAGAGCCTGTGCCACCGCAAGATGGCAGCTGGCCGGGCCCGGGCAAAGGCCTGCCGGGCCCCCGGGGGCTATGGCCGGGGCAGCCACGGCCACTATAAGGCCCCCACTGTGGTCTTGCACATGACTAAGACAGAtccttctctggagaaccctacaCACCTCTAG